One part of the Gemmatimonadaceae bacterium genome encodes these proteins:
- a CDS encoding PD40 domain-containing protein has translation MRARLLSIGALGLLPLCAAAQGPNPVNLWLVDVRWNGNRLALGEPVKLTKDNGASQPAFSPDGRSVVFSAQRDTGAQAQSDIYRIDLATGLETRVTSTPENENSPTINARGEYVAVRWRPATLFREFGPWVYSSDGVPARGVLRGPDTTGYYTPLANGDYALTRPKSASFTIGLFSASTGTIVDVDSGVPALPPQLVPGARALSYVRIDTATARHELRRVDLATRRTSSLGPTVPGRTVHIWLPQNETIVMGKGNAIYARAVGDREWRLVARFANLELRNISAYAVSPRGDQIVLTSPRRLALATVIRDSLEAGMAGVDAVAIASAMRAAADPGSLDVTEGSLIAVADERLQRKRAADASAVLAFVTTIFPESWRAFERLGDAHRAQGARDAAQAAYRRALEVNPRSTDAQRSAAESVQRKLAGQP, from the coding sequence ATGCGCGCCAGACTCCTCAGCATCGGAGCCCTTGGGCTCCTCCCCCTGTGTGCTGCGGCCCAGGGGCCGAATCCCGTCAACCTGTGGCTCGTTGACGTACGGTGGAACGGAAACCGGCTGGCGTTAGGCGAACCCGTGAAGCTCACGAAGGACAATGGGGCCAGCCAGCCCGCCTTCTCCCCCGACGGTCGGAGCGTCGTCTTCTCGGCCCAGCGCGACACCGGCGCTCAGGCGCAGAGCGACATCTATCGGATCGACCTCGCGACCGGCCTCGAAACCCGGGTGACCTCGACGCCGGAGAACGAGAACTCCCCGACGATCAATGCGAGGGGTGAATACGTGGCGGTTCGCTGGCGCCCGGCCACTCTGTTCCGCGAGTTCGGGCCGTGGGTGTATTCATCAGACGGCGTGCCGGCGCGCGGCGTCCTTCGTGGCCCCGACACGACGGGGTACTACACGCCGCTCGCCAACGGCGACTACGCGCTCACGCGGCCCAAGTCAGCGAGCTTTACCATCGGATTGTTCAGCGCGTCCACCGGGACCATCGTTGACGTGGACAGTGGGGTGCCGGCGTTGCCTCCACAGCTCGTGCCGGGTGCGCGAGCGTTGAGCTACGTGCGCATCGACACGGCCACGGCGCGACACGAACTGCGGCGCGTCGACCTGGCCACGCGTCGCACGTCCAGTCTCGGACCCACGGTTCCCGGACGCACGGTACACATCTGGCTCCCGCAGAACGAGACCATCGTCATGGGCAAGGGCAACGCGATCTACGCCCGCGCGGTCGGGGATCGCGAGTGGCGCCTGGTGGCCCGATTCGCCAACCTGGAACTCCGCAACATCTCGGCGTACGCGGTGAGTCCGCGGGGCGACCAGATCGTCCTGACGTCACCCAGGCGCCTGGCACTCGCCACGGTGATCCGGGATTCGCTGGAGGCCGGGATGGCGGGTGTCGACGCCGTCGCCATCGCGAGCGCCATGCGCGCCGCGGCTGACCCTGGCAGCCTCGATGTGACCGAAGGTTCACTCATTGCCGTGGCGGACGAGCGGCTCCAGCGCAAACGCGCGGCCGATGCGAGCGCCGTGTTGGCCTTCGTCACCACGATCTTTCCGGAGTCATGGCGCGCGTTCGAGCGGCTCGGCGACGCGCACCGGGCGCAGGGGGCGCGCGACGCGGCACAGGCGGCGTATCGCAGGGCACTGGAAGTGAACCCGCGGTCTACCGATGCGCAGCGCTCCGCCGCCGAGTCGGTGCAGCGCAAGCTGGCGGGTCAGCCGTGA
- a CDS encoding glycine C-acetyltransferase: MNSQFDAGLRATIEQLKADKVYKRLNYLDSPQAARVQMEGRGEVLILSSNNYLGLCNEPGIVQAGIEGLTRYGAGTGSVRFICGTFTVHRELEQALARFVGTPASMSFVSAWAANEGLTSTIVEEGDFVISDELNHASIIDSMRLAKAITKCTTGVYKHSDMDDLVAKLRARKDARRRLIWTDGIFSMEGSIAKLPDILQVARDHDAVVLMDDSHATGVLGATGRGTAEHWGVVGEVDVITSTLGKAVGGAAGGFVAGSEALCDMLTQRSRPQLFSNALPPTVAASALAAVEFIEAHPERVQALRDNATWFREQITEAGFKPIPGATPIVPIIVGETAAAIRMSDMLLDEGVFVTGFGFPVVPHGTARVRCQLSAAHTRDDLEFAVRAFRKVGARLGVI; the protein is encoded by the coding sequence CTGAACTCGCAGTTTGACGCCGGGCTCCGAGCGACCATCGAGCAGCTCAAGGCCGACAAGGTCTACAAGCGCCTCAACTACCTCGACTCGCCGCAGGCCGCGCGCGTGCAGATGGAAGGCCGAGGCGAGGTGCTGATTCTCTCGTCCAACAACTACCTGGGCCTATGCAATGAGCCCGGCATCGTGCAGGCGGGGATCGAGGGGCTCACTCGCTACGGTGCGGGCACCGGCAGCGTGCGATTCATCTGCGGGACGTTCACGGTCCATCGCGAACTCGAGCAGGCGCTGGCGCGGTTCGTGGGCACACCGGCCTCCATGTCGTTCGTGTCGGCGTGGGCGGCCAACGAGGGCTTGACCTCCACCATCGTCGAGGAGGGTGACTTCGTCATCTCCGACGAGCTGAATCACGCCTCGATCATCGACTCGATGCGCCTGGCCAAAGCCATCACGAAGTGCACCACCGGCGTGTACAAGCACTCCGACATGGACGACCTGGTCGCCAAACTCCGGGCGCGGAAGGATGCCAGGCGACGGCTGATCTGGACCGATGGCATCTTCTCGATGGAGGGGAGCATCGCGAAGCTCCCGGACATCCTCCAGGTCGCACGCGACCACGACGCCGTCGTCCTCATGGACGACTCGCACGCGACCGGCGTCCTTGGCGCCACGGGCCGCGGGACCGCCGAACACTGGGGCGTCGTCGGAGAGGTCGACGTGATCACGTCGACGCTGGGCAAAGCGGTTGGCGGCGCGGCCGGCGGATTCGTCGCCGGGTCGGAGGCGCTCTGCGATATGCTGACGCAGCGTTCACGTCCGCAGCTCTTCTCCAATGCGCTGCCTCCCACCGTGGCGGCGAGCGCCCTCGCGGCCGTCGAGTTCATCGAGGCTCACCCTGAGCGCGTGCAGGCTCTGCGCGACAACGCCACCTGGTTCCGGGAGCAGATCACCGAGGCAGGCTTCAAACCGATTCCCGGCGCGACCCCCATCGTCCCGATCATCGTCGGGGAAACGGCCGCCGCGATCCGGATGAGCGACATGCTGCTCGACGAAGGTGTATTCGTCACGGGCTTTGGCTTCCCCGTCGTCCCGCACGGCACCGCGCGCGTGCGTTGCCAGCTGTCAGCCGCCCACACCCGGGACGACCTCGAGTTCGCGGTGCGCGCGTTCAGAAAAGTCGGGGCAAGACTCGGTGTGATCTAG
- a CDS encoding family 10 glycosylhydrolase, with product MVISTRRSLALFVLCGVAACSDATAPPAPVTPTPSDTATPAILREMRGVWIATVANIDWPSRNTLTADQQRAELDDLLDRAALAGLNAVFFHARPASDAVYQSALEPWGAMLTGTQGRDPGYDPLAYAVNAAHARGLELHAWINPFRAGNTRDSLALAPSHLFRTRRNLLRVYGSQLWLEPGDAEVHDHVMRVVLDIVRRYDIDGIHADDYFYPYQERDAANRLIDFPDSATWAQSGTTLARDDWRRANVDRFVERLQREVHAIRPTLKVGISPFGIWRPGNPPGVNGLDAWASIFADSRKWLQQGWVDYLAPQLYWSIAAPQQSFPALLDWWMAQNSRGRHVWPGLAVYRVLDGTTSAFPVSEITDQVRLTRSRSGAPGHLLYNATSTLRRSGGLVASSLAPLYGTRALVPAFPWLDSDAPLAPALAVAGTTLTFTPAIGEAPRWWFVRARASTGWTTRVLFGDARTSTLTAAPDRVLLSAVDQAGNVSPPAEWRAR from the coding sequence ATGGTGATTTCCACCAGGAGATCGCTCGCGCTCTTCGTGCTCTGCGGGGTCGCGGCCTGCTCCGACGCGACGGCGCCCCCGGCGCCGGTCACGCCCACCCCGAGCGATACGGCGACGCCCGCGATCCTCCGCGAAATGCGTGGCGTGTGGATCGCGACGGTCGCCAACATCGACTGGCCTTCGCGCAATACGCTGACCGCCGACCAGCAGCGTGCCGAGCTCGACGACCTGCTCGACCGCGCGGCGCTGGCGGGGCTCAACGCCGTTTTCTTTCATGCGCGCCCGGCCTCGGACGCCGTGTACCAGTCCGCGCTGGAGCCCTGGGGCGCGATGCTGACCGGCACGCAGGGACGCGACCCCGGATACGATCCACTGGCGTACGCGGTCAATGCGGCGCACGCGCGCGGACTCGAACTGCACGCCTGGATCAATCCGTTTCGGGCCGGCAACACGCGTGACAGCCTGGCGCTGGCGCCATCCCACCTGTTTCGCACGCGGCGCAACCTGCTCCGAGTCTATGGCTCGCAGCTCTGGCTCGAGCCCGGCGACGCCGAGGTGCACGACCACGTGATGCGCGTCGTGCTCGACATTGTCCGTCGCTATGACATCGACGGGATCCACGCCGACGACTACTTCTATCCGTACCAGGAGCGCGACGCAGCCAACCGACTGATCGACTTCCCCGACAGTGCCACCTGGGCACAGAGCGGCACCACGCTCGCGCGCGACGACTGGCGGCGCGCCAACGTCGATCGGTTCGTCGAGCGCCTGCAGCGCGAGGTGCACGCGATCCGGCCAACGCTCAAGGTCGGCATTTCACCATTTGGGATCTGGCGTCCCGGCAACCCGCCGGGCGTGAACGGACTGGACGCGTGGGCATCGATCTTTGCCGACTCGCGAAAATGGCTCCAGCAGGGATGGGTCGATTACCTCGCGCCCCAGCTGTATTGGTCCATTGCGGCGCCACAGCAGAGCTTTCCGGCACTCCTCGATTGGTGGATGGCGCAGAACAGCCGTGGGCGCCACGTGTGGCCGGGCCTCGCGGTGTATCGCGTGCTGGATGGGACGACGAGCGCATTTCCCGTCTCCGAGATCACCGACCAGGTGCGTCTCACGCGCTCGCGGTCGGGCGCGCCAGGGCATCTGCTCTACAACGCCACGTCGACGCTGCGTCGCTCGGGCGGCCTCGTCGCATCGTCGTTGGCTCCACTCTACGGCACGCGGGCACTGGTGCCGGCGTTCCCGTGGCTCGACTCGGACGCCCCATTGGCTCCGGCGCTCGCGGTCGCCGGGACGACGCTGACGTTCACTCCAGCCATCGGGGAGGCACCGCGGTGGTGGTTCGTTCGCGCCCGGGCGTCCACGGGGTGGACCACCCGCGTACTCTTTGGCGACGCCCGCACATCCACCCTCACCGCTGCGCCAGACCGCGTCCTGCTCTCCGCGGTCGATCAGGCCGGCAACGTGAGCCCGCCCGCCGAGTGGCGAGCGCGGTAG
- a CDS encoding VCBS repeat-containing protein, producing the protein MRPIARTLAIAFTTLSPSLTSAQTTIHAGLLIDGAGATRRNVIVSVRDGRIVGVRTASPGARATYDLRRFTLMPGFIDTHVHMDSHFGRDGRASNQGESPTERIRAAVDNAYVTLRAGYTSAQSLGAPLDLELRAMLRRDDVPGPRFLTSSRALTDTSLSPAQIRAWVRTTVDSGADLVKVFASRSIREGGGQTLSDAQIAAACGAARELGKRSWVHAHAASAVRAATESGCFAITHGSQVTNAELQLMAARGTLFEPNIGLVTQNYLENKSRYLGIGNYDEAGFRFMEEGIPRKLDMFKRALATPRLQMLVGTDATAGAHGQNAREVIYRVQQGGQAPMEAIVQLTSGNARAMGMQDSVGVVRAGMVADLVAVDGDPLRDISALERVRFVMKGGKVHRNLSPDFAPGDDATLTASVSMTNAPADIDRDGDADVFVGMNGVPSRLYVNDGGRLVDRAAALGLTSTRATRAAAWGDYDGDGDPDLFVGYAPGAGSVTALYRNDGSRFVDVTRESGIARDSGAVRQPVFVDPDGDGDLDLFVAFRDRPNAFFRNDGGRLTDVARELGLADTRKTVGAVWFDFDEDGDLDVYVANMDGDTNGLFRNDAGRFTDVAAAAGVEWGGRPAGSAAHGTVRPCAADVDGDGRLDLVTANYGKPGLFLNRANGRFEDATTAWGIGIDARYDACALADFDNDGRLDLYLNGTITGGVSYRDFLFRNTGTHFEDVTPDSIGAQQGDHGVQWLDVDRDGAVDLLLTGSSPRGMQMSWRNQLPPAAARRSLAVHVKRASGTGAPGAEIRVFRAGTRRLVATRLVDAGSGYDAQAEGSVHIGVPAGIARVDVEVIYPIGGERRRTLRRGVVVGASAITVMERP; encoded by the coding sequence ATGCGACCCATCGCACGCACGCTCGCGATCGCGTTCACGACGCTGAGCCCCTCGCTCACCAGCGCCCAGACCACCATCCATGCAGGGCTGCTGATCGACGGAGCGGGAGCGACCAGGCGAAACGTCATCGTCTCGGTGCGTGACGGGCGCATCGTGGGAGTACGCACCGCCTCGCCAGGCGCGAGGGCCACGTACGATCTGCGTCGCTTCACCCTCATGCCCGGCTTCATCGACACGCACGTGCACATGGACTCGCACTTCGGACGTGACGGGCGGGCCTCGAACCAGGGAGAATCGCCGACAGAGCGGATCAGGGCGGCGGTGGACAACGCCTATGTCACACTCCGGGCGGGGTACACGTCTGCGCAGAGCCTTGGCGCCCCGCTCGACCTGGAGTTGCGTGCGATGCTCCGGCGGGATGATGTACCGGGTCCTCGCTTTCTCACGTCTTCACGCGCGCTGACCGACACAAGTCTGAGTCCCGCGCAGATCCGAGCGTGGGTGCGGACCACCGTCGACAGCGGCGCGGATCTCGTGAAGGTCTTCGCGTCGCGAAGTATCAGGGAGGGTGGAGGACAGACGCTGTCCGACGCGCAGATCGCCGCCGCGTGCGGTGCCGCCCGCGAACTCGGCAAGCGCAGCTGGGTCCATGCCCACGCTGCTTCCGCCGTCCGTGCGGCCACCGAGTCGGGCTGCTTTGCCATCACGCACGGGAGCCAGGTGACCAACGCCGAGCTGCAGCTCATGGCAGCTCGGGGCACCCTGTTCGAGCCCAACATCGGCCTGGTCACCCAGAATTACCTGGAGAACAAGTCACGTTACCTCGGCATCGGGAACTACGACGAAGCCGGATTCCGGTTCATGGAAGAGGGCATTCCGCGCAAGCTCGACATGTTCAAGCGTGCGCTGGCGACCCCCCGGCTGCAGATGCTGGTTGGCACCGACGCGACGGCGGGTGCGCACGGGCAGAACGCGCGTGAGGTGATCTACCGCGTGCAGCAGGGCGGGCAGGCGCCGATGGAGGCGATCGTGCAGCTGACCTCGGGGAATGCCCGCGCGATGGGCATGCAGGACTCGGTTGGGGTTGTGCGGGCCGGGATGGTCGCCGACCTCGTGGCGGTCGACGGCGACCCGCTGCGCGACATCTCGGCCCTCGAACGCGTCCGGTTCGTGATGAAGGGTGGCAAGGTGCATCGCAACCTGTCGCCCGACTTTGCGCCCGGAGACGACGCGACCCTCACGGCGAGCGTGAGCATGACCAACGCGCCCGCCGATATCGATCGGGACGGTGACGCCGACGTGTTCGTGGGCATGAACGGAGTTCCGAGTCGCCTCTACGTCAACGACGGTGGGCGCCTGGTGGACCGCGCTGCCGCCCTGGGCCTCACGAGTACGCGGGCGACGCGGGCCGCCGCCTGGGGCGACTACGACGGCGACGGGGATCCGGACCTCTTTGTCGGGTACGCGCCGGGCGCGGGCTCGGTGACCGCCCTCTATCGCAACGATGGTTCACGATTCGTCGACGTGACACGCGAGTCGGGGATCGCGCGCGACTCGGGTGCGGTGCGGCAGCCCGTATTTGTGGACCCCGACGGAGATGGCGACCTGGATCTCTTTGTTGCGTTCCGCGATCGCCCCAACGCATTCTTTCGCAATGACGGGGGTCGTCTGACGGACGTGGCTCGGGAGCTGGGGCTCGCCGATACGCGCAAGACGGTGGGTGCGGTCTGGTTCGACTTCGACGAAGACGGGGATCTCGACGTATACGTCGCCAACATGGACGGCGATACCAACGGGCTGTTTCGCAACGACGCCGGTCGCTTCACCGATGTCGCCGCCGCCGCGGGCGTCGAGTGGGGCGGGCGACCGGCCGGGAGCGCCGCCCACGGCACGGTGCGTCCCTGCGCGGCCGACGTGGATGGCGACGGTCGCCTCGACCTCGTCACCGCCAACTACGGCAAGCCCGGGCTCTTCCTCAATCGCGCGAACGGTCGCTTCGAGGACGCGACCACGGCGTGGGGCATCGGGATCGACGCGCGTTACGATGCGTGTGCGCTCGCGGACTTCGACAACGACGGCCGCCTCGACCTCTACCTCAACGGCACCATCACCGGCGGCGTGAGCTACCGCGACTTCCTCTTCCGCAACACGGGCACGCACTTCGAGGACGTCACGCCGGACAGCATCGGCGCGCAGCAGGGAGACCACGGCGTGCAGTGGCTCGACGTCGACCGCGATGGCGCCGTGGACCTGCTCCTCACGGGATCCTCACCACGAGGCATGCAGATGTCATGGCGCAACCAGCTGCCGCCCGCGGCCGCGCGACGATCGCTCGCCGTGCACGTGAAGCGTGCCAGTGGCACGGGGGCACCTGGCGCGGAGATCCGCGTGTTCCGTGCCGGTACGCGCCGTCTGGTGGCGACTCGGCTCGTGGACGCGGGATCGGGCTACGACGCCCAGGCCGAAGGTTCGGTGCACATCGGGGTCCCGGCCGGGATCGCTCGCGTGGACGTCGAGGTGATCTACCCGATCGGAGGAGAGCGCCGACGGACACTGCGGCGCGGGGTCGTGGTTGGCGCGTCGGCGATCACGGTCATGGAGCGGCCCTGA
- the tdh gene encoding L-threonine 3-dehydrogenase — translation MKALVKETAAPGFALRDVPVPAILDNEVLIRVRAAGVCGTDVHIFAWDDWAAGRCNPPFTVGHEFAGEVADVGKLVTDVKVGDRVTAEGHIVCGRCHLCRTGNAHVCPNTRIIGVDRNGCFAEYISMPATNVWHLDANIPFEIGGIHDPMGNAFHTALHGTEIPGATVLVTGCGPIGIFAVGICVAAGASRVIASDVNPRRLALAKQMGAHDTVTPAELSATVDRTTDGLGVDVVLEMSGVPAAIHQAFAEVRDGGRVQMLGIPSKPFEINLATEVIFNGITIYGVVGRRMYDTWIQMTQFLRSGKFDPAPVITHRYPLEQFNEAMHVIQSGDAGKVVFEIG, via the coding sequence TTGAAGGCCCTCGTCAAGGAAACTGCTGCCCCCGGATTCGCCCTGCGCGACGTCCCTGTCCCGGCGATTCTCGACAACGAGGTGCTCATCCGTGTGCGCGCCGCGGGTGTCTGCGGGACGGACGTGCACATCTTTGCGTGGGACGACTGGGCCGCGGGGCGCTGCAATCCGCCCTTCACCGTCGGGCACGAGTTTGCCGGTGAGGTCGCCGACGTGGGGAAGCTCGTCACCGACGTCAAGGTCGGCGATCGCGTCACCGCCGAGGGCCACATCGTGTGCGGTCGATGCCACCTGTGCCGCACGGGAAATGCGCACGTGTGTCCCAACACACGGATCATCGGCGTCGACCGCAACGGCTGCTTTGCCGAATACATCTCGATGCCGGCGACCAACGTCTGGCACCTCGACGCCAACATCCCGTTCGAGATCGGTGGCATCCACGATCCGATGGGGAATGCGTTCCACACGGCGCTGCACGGTACCGAGATCCCGGGCGCGACGGTCCTGGTGACCGGCTGCGGGCCGATCGGCATCTTTGCCGTCGGTATCTGCGTGGCGGCCGGCGCGTCACGCGTGATTGCGAGCGACGTGAACCCCCGCCGCCTCGCCCTGGCCAAACAGATGGGGGCGCACGACACGGTAACGCCTGCCGAACTGTCTGCGACCGTCGATCGCACGACCGATGGCCTTGGCGTCGACGTCGTGCTGGAGATGAGTGGCGTGCCCGCGGCGATCCACCAGGCGTTTGCCGAGGTGCGCGACGGAGGCCGCGTCCAGATGCTGGGGATTCCGTCCAAACCGTTCGAGATCAACCTCGCGACGGAGGTGATCTTCAACGGGATCACCATCTATGGCGTGGTCGGCCGGCGGATGTACGACACCTGGATCCAGATGACGCAGTTCCTGCGTTCTGGAAAGTTCGACCCCGCACCGGTGATCACGCACCGCTATCCCCTGGAACAGTTCAATGAGGCGATGCACGTGATCCAGAGTGGCGACGCCGGCAAGGTCGTCTTCGAGATCGGGTGA
- a CDS encoding response regulator gives MRIALGVALGAASIPITAILHDDLGNSAFMPATVVVLIALITLGGFWPTFLGSMTALVGTLWIGTGSAASPSGDTAKVAIFIIGTAVIARFDARARRERAGLRERELAFADSEARYRLLLEEASDAILVFGLDHRAEMVSARAADVLGRPVDALIGRTRDELLADFTTSGGATPAASIDGLVSHPIARPDGSVFVGELSTRRLTDGRVQVIVRDVTARLEAAEQVKRERDLLEGILETSTASIIAFEVRTKRVLFANHRLAASTGKSREQLMATGLDGIGWEFADVDGAPLAPGHEPAARVLKAGKLVRDERMLGRTPGGPWQLISYSGAPLFSADGSIRALVFSFDDITERVRAEQSLLESEHRLRRLTDAIPGAVYEYVLAPDGKQRFEFVSAGITDLLRLTPDEAIADFNCIWGLIVSEDQERIGRTILDSARTGSRWNEEFQLQVTSGVRKWIRGTSMPEPPRPDGSIRWNGLLLDITEHKRVEGDLLQIQKMESIGRLAGGIAHDFNNILTAIRGNVDLVLGQVTEQDAHFAELHDIRQAADRAAALTRQLLAFSRKQAMQPRDIDLAELVRDVEKMLRRVIGEDVVLLTQPSDTIGMVRADPGQLEQVLLNLAVNARDAMPTGGLLTIETHQLRLDTATSSALGIPVGDYVSLVVRDTGQGMDEETKVRIFDPFFTTKPAGRGTGLGLAMVYGIVRQSGGAVAVESDPDHGTTFRLYFPRVATPADRGKSAEPVTPVVDSTLRRDARVLLVEDDPAVRALTRRMLREAGYTVQEASDAYEALGLVGADCAGFDLVVTDVIMPGMGGRDLAAELRRRRPDMRILFMSGYLDIDLPSLGLDGRTRLLSKPFTRASLLRDVSEMVELPVAALSD, from the coding sequence ATGCGCATCGCCCTCGGGGTAGCGCTCGGCGCGGCATCGATTCCGATCACCGCGATCCTGCACGACGATCTGGGCAACTCGGCGTTCATGCCGGCCACGGTGGTCGTGCTGATCGCCCTCATCACGCTGGGCGGCTTCTGGCCCACGTTTCTCGGGTCGATGACGGCCCTGGTCGGCACCCTCTGGATCGGCACGGGGAGTGCTGCGTCGCCGTCCGGCGACACGGCGAAGGTCGCCATCTTCATCATCGGCACGGCCGTCATTGCGCGGTTTGACGCGCGGGCCCGCCGCGAGCGGGCCGGCCTGCGTGAGCGCGAACTCGCCTTTGCCGACAGCGAAGCGCGCTACCGATTGCTGCTCGAAGAAGCGTCCGACGCGATCCTGGTGTTCGGGCTCGATCACCGCGCGGAGATGGTCAGCGCCCGCGCCGCCGACGTGCTTGGGCGTCCCGTCGATGCGCTGATCGGTCGGACGCGCGACGAACTGCTGGCCGACTTCACGACCTCGGGCGGCGCCACTCCCGCGGCGTCGATCGACGGCCTTGTGTCGCATCCCATCGCGCGGCCCGACGGCAGCGTCTTTGTCGGCGAGCTGTCCACGCGCCGCCTCACCGACGGTCGCGTCCAGGTGATCGTCCGGGACGTCACCGCACGCCTCGAGGCAGCCGAACAGGTGAAGCGCGAGCGCGACCTGCTGGAGGGAATTCTCGAAACGAGCACTGCATCGATCATCGCCTTCGAGGTGCGAACGAAACGCGTGCTGTTCGCCAATCATCGGCTGGCGGCGTCCACCGGGAAGTCGCGCGAACAGCTCATGGCAACGGGCCTGGATGGCATCGGGTGGGAGTTCGCCGACGTGGACGGCGCACCGCTCGCCCCCGGGCACGAGCCCGCCGCGCGGGTGCTGAAGGCCGGGAAGCTCGTGCGCGACGAGCGCATGCTGGGTCGTACGCCGGGCGGCCCCTGGCAACTGATCAGCTACAGTGGCGCGCCGCTCTTCAGCGCCGACGGCAGCATCCGCGCCCTCGTCTTCTCGTTTGATGATATCACCGAGCGGGTGCGCGCCGAACAGTCTCTGCTGGAGAGCGAACATCGGCTGCGTAGGCTCACCGACGCCATTCCCGGCGCGGTGTATGAGTACGTGCTCGCTCCAGATGGCAAGCAACGGTTCGAGTTTGTCAGTGCCGGCATCACGGATCTGCTTCGCCTGACGCCTGACGAGGCCATCGCGGACTTCAACTGCATCTGGGGACTCATCGTCTCCGAGGACCAGGAACGCATCGGCCGCACGATCCTCGATTCGGCGCGCACGGGCAGCCGCTGGAACGAGGAGTTCCAGTTGCAGGTCACGAGTGGCGTGCGCAAATGGATCCGGGGCACATCGATGCCGGAGCCCCCGCGGCCCGACGGGTCGATCCGATGGAACGGCCTGCTCCTCGACATAACGGAGCACAAGCGTGTCGAAGGTGACCTGCTGCAGATCCAGAAGATGGAAAGCATCGGTCGACTCGCCGGCGGCATTGCGCACGACTTCAACAACATCCTGACCGCGATCCGCGGCAACGTGGACCTCGTGCTGGGCCAGGTCACCGAGCAGGATGCGCATTTCGCCGAACTCCACGACATTCGACAGGCCGCCGATCGCGCCGCCGCCCTCACGCGCCAGCTGCTGGCCTTCTCGCGCAAGCAGGCCATGCAGCCCCGTGACATCGACCTCGCTGAACTCGTACGTGACGTGGAGAAGATGCTCCGTCGCGTCATCGGAGAGGACGTCGTGCTGCTGACGCAGCCGTCGGACACCATCGGCATGGTGCGCGCGGACCCCGGCCAGCTGGAACAGGTGCTGCTCAACCTGGCGGTGAACGCGCGCGACGCCATGCCCACGGGCGGGCTCCTCACCATCGAGACACACCAGCTCCGCCTCGACACCGCCACGAGCAGTGCGCTCGGCATTCCGGTCGGCGATTACGTCTCGCTCGTTGTGCGCGACACCGGCCAGGGCATGGACGAGGAGACCAAGGTCCGCATCTTCGATCCCTTCTTCACGACGAAGCCTGCCGGCCGTGGTACCGGCCTGGGACTCGCGATGGTGTACGGCATCGTGCGCCAGAGTGGGGGAGCGGTTGCGGTGGAGAGCGATCCCGACCACGGCACCACCTTTCGACTCTACTTCCCTCGCGTGGCGACGCCGGCGGATCGTGGGAAGTCGGCGGAGCCCGTGACGCCCGTCGTCGACAGCACGTTGCGCCGCGACGCGCGCGTGCTGCTCGTGGAGGACGATCCCGCCGTGCGCGCACTGACGCGTCGGATGCTCAGGGAGGCTGGTTACACCGTACAGGAAGCATCGGACGCGTACGAAGCCCTCGGACTCGTCGGGGCGGACTGCGCCGGGTTTGATCTCGTGGTCACCGACGTCATCATGCCGGGCATGGGTGGCCGCGACCTGGCTGCGGAACTGAGGCGTCGGCGACCCGACATGCGGATCCTGTTCATGTCAGGGTACCTCGACATCGACCTCCCCTCGCTCGGGCTCGACGGCCGCACGCGATTGCTCTCCAAGCCCTTCACGCGCGCGTCGTTGCTGCGCGACGTGTCAGAGATGGTGGAGCTGCCTGTCGCGGCCCTGTCGGACTGA